The following nucleotide sequence is from Streptomyces leeuwenhoekii.
ACCAGGACCTCGAAGACCTTCGCCGAGCCGGCCATGTAGTTGTAGACGGTCAGCAGTGAGGCGAGGACGACGGTGACGCCGACGCCGACGGTGGGCACGCCGCGCCGCTTGCGCGCGAAGGCGGCCGGGAAGAGCCCGTCCTTGGCGGCGGCGTAGGGGGTCTGGGCGCTCAGCAGGGTCCAGCCGTTGAGGCAGCCGGTGATCGACACCAGCGCGGCCAGCGCGACGGCCCAGCCGCCCCAGGTACCGCCGAACATGGCGTTCACGGCGTCCGAGAAGGGCGCGGTGGACTCCACCAGACGGTCGTGGGAGACGGTGCCGAAGACCGAGAGGGTGCCCAGCAGGTACACCAGCGCCGCGCCCGCGGTGCCGATGACGGTGGCCAGTCCCACGGTGCGCCGCGGGTTCTTGACCTCGCCGGCGCTCACCGCGGCCGACTCCACACCCAGGTAGGAGAAGAGCAGGATCGCCGCCGAGGCGGAGACGGCGCCGGTCAGGCTGCCGTCGCCGACGTGGAAGGGCCCCAGGTTGTCCGCGTCGAAGAAGAACAGCCCGCCGAAGGCGACCAGCAGCAGCGGCGCGAACTTCAGCACGGTGGCGACCATCTGGACGGCGCCGACGTAGCGGGTGCCGGCGAAGTTGGCCAGCGCGGGCAGCCACTGCACGACCAGCGCGGCCAGGCAGGCGGTCCAGCGGTGGTCGTTCACCGGGATCAGTACGTCGAGGTAGCCGACGGCGGCCACGGCCAGGGCCGCGTTCGACACCCAGGAGGTGATCCAGTACGCCCAGGCGGCGAGGAAGCCGGCGAAGTCGCCGAAGGCCCCGCGGGCGTAGACGTAGGGGCCTCCGGTGCGGGGGTCGCGCTGGGCGAGCCGGCCGAAGACCAGGGCGAGGGCGATGGCTCCCACGGTCAGGACGCCGAAGGCGACCAGGCTGACCGTGCCGAAGGGGGCCACCGAGGCCGGGAGCAGGAAGATGCCGCCGCCGATGATGTTGCCCATGACCAGGGCGGTGGCGACGGGCAGCCCGAAACGGCGGGCGTGGCGACCGGTGCCGCCGGTGGGGTCCTCGGCCTGTGCGGGGTCCGCGGGGGTCTCCTGCGGGGCCGGAGCCGACGGGGGGACGGATCCGGTGACGTGCATGGGGTGGTGCGCCTCTCGTCGTGCTGTTGCCCGGGATCGCCGGACGGCGCCCATGGTCGGACATGCTCCGAGGCCGCGCCAAATCACGCGCTTTTGTCCTGCAATCCCCCGTCCGGTACCGCAAAAGGTGCGCTGTCGCGGGCTTCGGACGGCGAATCGTCCAGCGGCACCTGCGGGCCGTTCACCTCGCTCAGCCAGCGGCGCAGCACCCGGTGCACCTGCTCGGCGCCGACCAGGTGCGCGCCCTCGGCGACGGGCGGGGAGAAGACGAGCGGGGAGAGCAGGAAGGCCCGGGACTGGGCGCCCCCGAGCCCGCCGTGGGAGCCGATCTGCTCCTCGAAGGCGAGGACCTCGCCGTCGGCCGGGTCGTAGAAGGAGTTGACCATGATGTCGGCGGTGTGCGGGAAGGAGTGGGTGCGGCGGACGGCGTCGGCGGCACCGGGCCCGAACACGGCGAGCGGGCCGGGGTCCTCGTCGAGCCGGTCCAGGGGGATCTCCACGCCGCGGGCACCGAGCACCACCCCGCCGTGCCGCTCGCTGCGCACCAGCAGGAAGCCGATGCCGGGATGGTTGGCGAGGGTCGGCAGCAGCGCCGGGTGGCGGGCGTCGATCTCCTCCTTGGTCATCCGGTGCCCGACGTCCGGGAAGGAGACCAGGCCCAGATTGCCGGAGGCGAGCACGATCGGCTCCGAGCGGCGCCCGGCGGACGGCCGCTCCTCGCCGCCCTCCTCCACCGGGCGGCGCAGGGCGGCGCGCACCGCGTTGCGGGCCTCGGCGCCGCTGCGGGTGCGGCGGGCCCGGCGCGGCACGGGCAGCCCGCACCCGGCCCGCACGAGATCGCCGAGGGTGAGGCCGTAGCGGGCGCGGAAGGTCTCGCCGGGGCTCTGGCCGTGATCGGACAGGACGACGATCCGGTACGGGCGGGGGGCGTGCTCGGCGACCTTCTCGATCAGCGCGAGGGCGCGGTCCAGGCGCTGGAGGACCTGCTCGGCGTCGCGGCCGGACGGCCCGGAGTGGTGCGCCACCTCGTCGTAGGCGACCAGATCGGCGTAGACGGCGGTGCGCCCGGCGAGCATGTCCCCCGTCACCGCGGCGACGACGACGTCCCGCTCGACGACGGTGGCGAAGGCGCGGACGAAGGGGTAGAGGCCGCCGCGCGAGACCCGCGGGCGCTCCTTGCGCAGCCGGGCGCGGGTGGACTGGGCGATCTCCCGGCCGACCTCGGCGGCGAAGGACATCGCGGTGCGCACCGCGTTGGCCGGGTCGGAGAAGTAGGCGAAGTAGCCGTCCCGGGAGCGGTTCTCGCGGCTGCGGCGGCGGGTGGCGATGGACAGCACGAGGGCCTGTTCGCCGGCGCCGCCGCTGAAGAGGTTGCCGCGGCTGGCGCCGTCGACGGTGAGCAGCCCGCCGTGCCCGGCGTCCTCGGCGGCGCGGTGCTGGAGCAGGGCGGCGCTGGCCGGGCGGTTGCAGACGATCACCTCGCCGCGGTCCTTCTCGTACCAGCGGAAGGCCGGGACGTCGTGATTGCTCCCGTGCAGGATGCCGAGCTGGCTGGCGCCGGTCTGGCTGGACCAGTCGGTGCGCCAGGGGACGATCCGGTGGGTGGCGGGCCGGCCCTCGCCGCCGCCCAGCCAGCGGGCGACGGTGGGCATCAGACCCTTGCCGACGGCGTCCAGGAGGATGTCGTGGCCGACGCCGTCGAGCTGGACGAAGACGGTGCCGGGGGTGGCGGGGCAGGGCGGTCCGGCGCGGCGCCGGCGGCGGTCGGCGAGACGGTACAGGCGGCGCCGGTAGGCGTCGTCGTCGCGCACGGCCAGGGCGGCGCCGGTGGCGGAGGCGACGGCGGACATCACGGCGGCCACCACCACCGCGGTCTCCGGGGCGACGGCGCCCCGCTCGGACGGGTTGAGGTGCAGCGCGAGGAGCAGCAGGGCGCCGTTGAGGAAGAAGACCAGCAGTCCGAGGACGAGCGCGGGCACCAGGAGCAGCAGCCGTACGAGCGCCGGCCACACCAGGGCGGACAGCAGGCCGAAGGCGCCGGCGCCGAAGCCGGCGGTGACCGCGATGGTGGTGGCGCTGTCCCCGTCGGCGGACTGGAGCTGGAAGTCCGGCAGGATGCCGGCGAGCACCAGCATGGTGACCGTGGAGACGGCCCACACCGCGACACTGCGCCCGATCTGGCTGGCTGCCTTCCGCCAGCGTCCTCGCCCCACGCTCCGCACACCTCACGTCCCGGCCCGTCGTCGGCGCGGGCCCCTCCCCACCCTGTCACAACGGTCCGAAGCGCCTGATCGTCCCCCGGGCGCGGGGCCCGGCCGGGCGGGTCCCGCTCGCCGGCGCGGGCGGCGGTCAGCGCCCGTCGTAGCCGGCCGTCGGCATCGACAGGCGGCGGTGCACCCGGGCCTTCATCTCGGCGTCGTAGGCGGGCTCGGCCTGCCCGACCGTCTCCACGCGCACCCCGCGCCGCGCGCACTCCTCGGTGAACTCCTCGACCGACGACAGCGCGCTCTCCAGCACCCGGCGGCTGGGTGCCACGAACAGGTCGGCCCCCGGGCGCACGCCCTCCCACAGCGCCTCGTGGTCGGGCCGCAGCCCCCGCACCAGCAGCTCCCTGGTGACGACGTAGCCGTGCTCGGCGGCCCAGCGGGCGCACATGGCGTGCTGGCCGCGGGAGTCCACCAGGAAGGGGTCGGCGTCCAGTTCCTCCAGCGGCGTCAGGCTCGCGATCGCCGTCACCCGGAGCGGCCTCATGGGTCCCCCTCACCTCCGTCATCGCCGCCGACCCTACCCCTGGACGTAGGCTTCGGGGAGTCGCGCGAAGGAGGCGAAGAGGTGCCGGTGGAGGTCACCTGGTGGGGTCATGCCACCTGCACGGTGGAGGACTCGCACATACGTGTGCTCACGGATCCCCTGTTCACCCGCCGGCTCGCCCATCTGCGCCGCCGGCGCGGTGCCCTGCCGCCCCCGGACGCCTGGCGCGCGGACGTGGCACTGGTGTCGCACCTGCACGCCGACCATCTCCACGTGCCCTCGCTGGCGCGGCTCGCGCCGGGCACGCGCCTGCTCGTGCCCCGGGGCGCGCCACGCGCGGTGCCGGGGCTGCGCCGGCTGCGCCATCTGCGGGTGAGCGAGGTGGCGCCCGGCGATGTCACGGCCGTCGGGGACCTCGTCGTACGGGCGGTTCCGGCGCGGCACGACGGGCGGCGGCTGCCGTTCGGGCCGCACCGCTCCCCCGCGCTCGGCTATGTCGTCGAGGGCGAGGCCAGGACGTACTTCGCCGGGGACACCGGTCTGTTCGACGAGATGGAGAAGGAGGTCGGGCC
It contains:
- a CDS encoding phage holin family protein, whose protein sequence is MRSVGRGRWRKAASQIGRSVAVWAVSTVTMLVLAGILPDFQLQSADGDSATTIAVTAGFGAGAFGLLSALVWPALVRLLLLVPALVLGLLVFFLNGALLLLALHLNPSERGAVAPETAVVVAAVMSAVASATGAALAVRDDDAYRRRLYRLADRRRRRAGPPCPATPGTVFVQLDGVGHDILLDAVGKGLMPTVARWLGGGEGRPATHRIVPWRTDWSSQTGASQLGILHGSNHDVPAFRWYEKDRGEVIVCNRPASAALLQHRAAEDAGHGGLLTVDGASRGNLFSGGAGEQALVLSIATRRRSRENRSRDGYFAYFSDPANAVRTAMSFAAEVGREIAQSTRARLRKERPRVSRGGLYPFVRAFATVVERDVVVAAVTGDMLAGRTAVYADLVAYDEVAHHSGPSGRDAEQVLQRLDRALALIEKVAEHAPRPYRIVVLSDHGQSPGETFRARYGLTLGDLVRAGCGLPVPRRARRTRSGAEARNAVRAALRRPVEEGGEERPSAGRRSEPIVLASGNLGLVSFPDVGHRMTKEEIDARHPALLPTLANHPGIGFLLVRSERHGGVVLGARGVEIPLDRLDEDPGPLAVFGPGAADAVRRTHSFPHTADIMVNSFYDPADGEVLAFEEQIGSHGGLGGAQSRAFLLSPLVFSPPVAEGAHLVGAEQVHRVLRRWLSEVNGPQVPLDDSPSEARDSAPFAVPDGGLQDKSA
- a CDS encoding amino acid permease, translated to MHVTGSVPPSAPAPQETPADPAQAEDPTGGTGRHARRFGLPVATALVMGNIIGGGIFLLPASVAPFGTVSLVAFGVLTVGAIALALVFGRLAQRDPRTGGPYVYARGAFGDFAGFLAAWAYWITSWVSNAALAVAAVGYLDVLIPVNDHRWTACLAALVVQWLPALANFAGTRYVGAVQMVATVLKFAPLLLVAFGGLFFFDADNLGPFHVGDGSLTGAVSASAAILLFSYLGVESAAVSAGEVKNPRRTVGLATVIGTAGAALVYLLGTLSVFGTVSHDRLVESTAPFSDAVNAMFGGTWGGWAVALAALVSITGCLNGWTLLSAQTPYAAAKDGLFPAAFARKRRGVPTVGVGVTVVLASLLTVYNYMAGSAKVFEVLVLVTTFTATVPYLLATAAQIFHLVSGRRDLVDRRRLVRDAVVAAVAAAFSMWLVAGAGYAAVYQGVLFLFAGVLVYAVMAARRQQRA
- a CDS encoding MBL fold metallo-hydrolase, yielding MPVEVTWWGHATCTVEDSHIRVLTDPLFTRRLAHLRRRRGALPPPDAWRADVALVSHLHADHLHVPSLARLAPGTRLLVPRGAPRAVPGLRRLRHLRVSEVAPGDVTAVGDLVVRAVPARHDGRRLPFGPHRSPALGYVVEGEARTYFAGDTGLFDEMEKEVGPVDVALLPVGGWGPFLGEGHLDAGRAAEALARLAPGSAVPVHYGTYWPIGMDAVRPHEFHAPGDDFVRLAALRVPSVAVHRLAHGESVRLEVAR